A genome region from Anopheles stephensi strain Indian chromosome 2, UCI_ANSTEP_V1.0, whole genome shotgun sequence includes the following:
- the LOC118507002 gene encoding myogenesis-regulating glycosidase-like produces MAIRVTKKCFLLSTLGVLILAAALTVTLVLVLRDDEEISETYRFAASSIELRLEEQPDHRYVLNIYRGDDRVQRITFDHDFTDDSDVETFPKGMRLYGNGHNIEIRELEDSAGFAYLSITRTLRKGQIGSDVVHLHDTLGSDQTPPHWYGGPELMEQYYPIEKLRFDDYPYITKELHSAAIIERYWFNTAGVFFYIDKEVPLFIDQDDQVLRFTAKKELPYYTYDEEFVFSYRVGVAADAREAHQKAVERVLNQPVDIPDERMVRQPIWSTWVRYRRPISQQTVLDFAREINAYGFKNAQLDIDDLWEVCYGSLTFNTITFPNVTEMTEMLHEMGFRVTLWVHPFINKNCDPWYTEALSKGYLVKSHNETIGYNTKWWNSGENEASYINFNNPDAVEWFRRRLREIQELGIDNFKFDAGETSWAPADPDIGGPTALLPSSQTVNFVRMCAAFGGMIEVRTGWGTQDLPVFVRMLDFDTRWGWNNGLQSLIPTLLQMNLNGYPFVLPDMIGGNVYGDDILTKELFIRWLEASVFMPSIQFSKTPWDIDEESITISKKFAELHETYADYIIQRMRLAVSHGTPVNPPIWWLDPTDKIAQTIYDEYLLGEDIVVAPVLAEFATSRDVYLPKGTWRDGNTNRVHEGGRWLYNYTAPMDTLPYFVSATFQAN; encoded by the exons GTGACGATCGTGTGCAAAGGATCACCTTCGATCATGACTTCACGGACGACTCCGACGTCGAAACGTTCCCGAAAGGTATGCGCCTGTATGGCAATGGGCACAACATCGAAATTCGCGAGCTAGAGGACAGTGCCGGCTTCGCGTACTTAAGCATAACGCGCACCCTGCGCAAGGGTCAGATTGGTAGCGATGTGGTGCATCTGCATGACACGCTCGGTTCGGACCAAACCCCACCACACTGGTACGGTGGTCCGGAACTGATGGAACAGTATTACCCGATCGAGAAGCTACGCTTCGACGACTATCCCTACATCACCAAAGAGCTGCACAGTGCGGCCATCATCGAACGCTACTGGTTCAACACGGCCGGTGTGTTTTTCTACATCGACAAGGAGGTGCCACTGTTTATCGATCAGGACGATCAGGTGTTGAGGTTTACCGCCAAGAAGGAGCTACCGTACTACACGTACGACGAGGAGTTTGTCTTTAGCTATCGCGTCGGTGTAGCGGCCGATGCGCGCGAAGCGCACCAGAAGGCGGTCGAGCGTGTGCTGAACCAACCGGTAGACATTCCCGACGAGCGCATGGTGCGCCAACCGATCTGGTCGACCTGGGTGCGGTATCGGCGCCCGATCAGCCAGCAGACGGTGCTGGACTTTGCGCGCGAAATCAATGCGTACGGGTTCAAGAACGCGCAGCTGGACATTGACGATCTGTGGGAGGTTTGCTACGGATCGCTTACCTTCAACACGATCACCTTCCCGAACGTGACGGAGATGACGGAAATGCTGCACGAGATGGGCTTCCGCGTGACGCTCTGGGTGCATCCGTTCATCAACAAAAACTGTGATCCCTGGTACACGGAGGCACTGAGCAAGGG TTATCTGGTAAAGTCACACAACGAAACCATCGGCTACAACACCAAATGGTGGAACAGTGGCGAAAACGAGGCGTCCTACATCAACTTCAACAATCCGGACGCGGTCGAATGGTTTCGGCGCCGGTTGCGCGAAATTCAAGAGCTCGGAATCGACAACTTCAAGTTCGATGCTGGCGAAACGAGCTGGGCTCCGGCCGATCCGGACATTGGAGGACCGACGGCCCTGCTGCCCTCGAGCCAAACCGTCAACTTTGTGCGGATGTGTGCCGCCTTCGGTGGCATGATCGAGGTGCGTACCGGTTGGGGAACGCAAGATTTGCCCGTGTTTGTCCGGATGCTCGATTTCGACACACGCTGGGGCTGGAACAATGGGCTACAGTCGCTCATTCCGACACTGCTGCAGATGAACTTGAACGGGTATCCGTTCGTGCTGCCGGACATGATCGGTGGCAACGTGTACGGGGACGACATACTGACCAAGGAGCTGTTTATTCGCTGGCTGGAGGCGAGTGTGTTCATGCCGAGCATACAGTTCTCCAAAACGCCCTGGGACATTGACGAGGAG AGCATTACGATATCGAAGAAGTTTGCGGAATTGCACGAAACGTACGCGGACTACATCATCCAGCGGATGCGATTGGCCGTATCACACGGTACGCCGGTGAATCCACCGATCTGGTGGCTTGATCCGACCGATAAGATCGCACAAACGATTTACGATG AATACCTGCTCGGTGAGGACATTGTGGTTGCGCCCGTGCTGGCAGAGTTCGCCACCTCCCGGGACGTCTATCTGCCCAAGGGTACGTGGCGCGATGGCAACACGAACCGGGTGCATGAAGGTGGCCGGTGGCTCTACAACTACACGGCACCGATGGACACGCTGCCATACTTTGTTTCTGCCACGTTCCAAGCAAACTGA